The following nucleotide sequence is from Aquarana catesbeiana isolate 2022-GZ linkage group LG08, ASM4218655v1, whole genome shotgun sequence.
gagcatttaaccccttcctcggccgctagctgggttataagtgccccgctggcagccgaatagcgccgctaaaatgacggtaaagcccggctaaaactagcagcgttttaccgtcaacgcctgcccgctgcagtgtgaaagcagccttaagtaataagtgatacaaaaaattttttacatttaaacatttattaaacaaaacaaacctccagtcagttcacttgtatgtagaatttagataaagaaaaaaaaaaaaaaaaaaactatcctaaatattaaatatacaagaacaggtaatcaaaacttttggacgaaaaaaaatgggctaactttactgcttagttttttttttaattcattagtgtatttttttttttttaaattgcgtttgaaagaccactgcgcaaataccgtgtgacataaaatattgcaacaaccaccattttattccctagggtctctgctaaaaaaatatatatatatatataatgtttgggggttctaagtgattttctagcagaaaatacaggatttttacttgtaagcaacaagtgtcagaaaagatttagtatttaaatggttaaactgcgagcttctacacagggagttcagtctattgataaaagaacctgaagagatacaatgtttcttcttatcagacttggctgcccagaggaggagagaatcctctccacagataacttcaggcaacttgcattaccttctattacagaagtcatttgcaagtcacggctgaagttataatcggccttttttatcagcacaatcagccgatgccgattaagtaaaaaacgccaaatatcggccgatatatcggtcgacctctatttaggggaaccaatcagctcatgtctagtaataatctttgtatttctattttagtagatggacgggagatgaggaaaacctcagaggattgtctcactttgtctccagactgtaaagtagaagatgaggacatcacacagtatagtccaggagaaaacccgactacctcaaatgtccatccggcaccacacagtgtagatggaccatcgtattcttcttatcctgaggaacctcagactgtgagggacggtgccggaccatcgtattcctcttatcctgaggaacctcagactgtgagggacggtgccggaccatcgtattcctcttatcctgaggaacctcagactgtgcgggacggtgccggaccatcgtattcctcttatcctgaggaacctcagactgtgagggacggtgccaaaccatcgtattcctcttatcctgaggaacctcagactgtgagggacggtgccggaccatcatattcctcttatcctgaggaacctcagactgtgagggacggtgccggaccatcgtattcctcttatcctgaggaacctcagactgtgagggacggtgccggaccatcgtattcctcttatcctgaggaacctcagactgtgcaggacggtgccggaccatcgtattcctcttatcctgaggaacctcagactgtgagggacggtgccggaccatcgtattcctcttatcctgaggaacctcagactgtgagggatggtgttgtccttccaacagataaacCGTTTTCCTGTGCTGATTGCGGGAAGTGTTTCAAGTTAAAAGGAAATCTTAAGAAACATAgaagaactcacacaggtgagaagccatattcctgtcctgagtgcgggaaatgttttaatcAGAAGGGCCATCTTTCagaacatcagagattgcacacgggggagaagccgtattcctgtgctgagtgcggaaAACGTTTTGCAAGGCATTCAAATTATATCGTACATCGGAGATCTCACACTGGAggaaagccgtattcctgtcctgagtgcggggaaTGCTTTTTATGGAAGTCCGATCTTTCcgaacatcaaagatctcacattGTAAAAAATCtgtatcctgaggaacctcagactctGAGGGACGGTGCCCTCCATCCATCAGCTGAGGGGTttccttgtcctgagtgcgggaagtatTTCAATTTGAAAGGCAATCTTAAGAAGCATagaagaactcacacaggagagaagccattctCCTGTtctgtgtgcgggaaatgtttttcacagaagtccgctCTTttaatacatcagagatctcacacgggggagaagccgtattcctgtgctgagtgcggaaaatgttttataAGCCTCTCAAATCATGTCGTACAtcggagatctcacacaggggagaagccatattgctgtccttATTGTGGAAAATGTTTTGCACAGAAAGCAGCTCTTATcgcacatcaaagatctcacacgggggagaagccgtattcctgtcctaaaTGCGGAAAATGTTTTCCACGGATGTTTGATCTTTCcaaacatcaaagatctcacattGGAAAAAATCtgtatcctgaggaacctcagactgtgagggacagtgccggaccatcgtattcctcttatcctgaggaacctcagactgtgcgggatggtgccggaccatcgtattcctcttatcctgaggaacctcagactgtgagggacggtgccggaccatcgtattcctcttatcctgaggaacctcagactgtgagggacggtgccg
It contains:
- the LOC141105004 gene encoding uncharacterized protein, with amino-acid sequence MSSNNLCISILVDGREMRKTSEDCLTLSPDCKVEDEDITQYSPGENPTTSNVHPAPHSVDGPSYSSYPEEPQTVRDGAGPSYSSYPEEPQTVRDGAGPSYSSYPEEPQTVRDGAGPSYSSYPEEPQTVRDGAKPSYSSYPEEPQTVRDGAGPSYSSYPEEPQTVRDGAGPSYSSYPEEPQTVRDGAGPSYSSYPEEPQTVQDGAGPSYSSYPEEPQTVRDGAGPSYSSYPEEPQTVRDGVVLPTDKPFSCADCGKCFKLKGNLKKHRRTHTGEKPYSCPECGKCFNQKGHLSEHQRLHTGEKPYSCAECGKRFARHSNYIVHRRSHTGGKPYSCPECGECFLWKSDLSEHQRSHIVKNLYPEEPQTLRDGALHPSAEGFPCPECGKYFNLKGNLKKHRRTHTGEKPFSCSVCGKCFSQKSALLIHQRSHTGEKPYSCAECGKCFISLSNHVVHRRSHTGEKPYCCPYCGKCFAQKAALIAHQRSHTGEKPYSCPKCGKCFPRMFDLSKHQRSHTGEKPYSCAECGKCFSRKSILVTHLRSHTGEKPFSCAECGKCFNFKGNLKKHKRFHTGEKPYSCPECGKRFSQKYHLSTHQRSHTEEKPYSCPECGKCFAQKSYLDRHQRTHTAEKPHLCSECGKCFVKKTDLDTHLKSHTGKKPFSNSEFGKLFVQKSDLVTGQRSHSGEKPHSCPECGKCFSRKSNLHRHQRLHTGEKPYSCPECGKCFSQESYLYSHQRLHWDEKPYSCSDCGKSFVLKSVLAAHQKCHSGEKPYSCPECRKCFAQKCYLSIHQRVHTGEKPYSCAECGKCFADKSSLYAHLRLHTGKKPLSCAECGKCFLDKSTLCRHQRSHTGEKPYSCPECRKCFSQKSTLSRHQRSHTGEKPYSCPE